The Salvelinus sp. IW2-2015 linkage group LG34, ASM291031v2, whole genome shotgun sequence genome has a window encoding:
- the LOC111958471 gene encoding calcitonin gene-related peptide type 1 receptor has product MDANGIFSLLLLCSVTELCVLASPEGNDSQQHHTQNVYHDIGVTRNTIVTAQFECYQKIMKNDKHNKIGPVCNRTWDGWLCWEDTEAGFTTNQHCPDYFQDFDTAEMASKVCSETGNWFLHPESNRTWTNYTKCTAYTSAGRVTAMNLYYLVLIGHGLSLTSLFFSLGIFFHFKSLSCQRITLHKNLFFSFVLNSVITIIWLTAVANNQGLVQSNPVSCKVIMFIHLYLFGCNYFWMLCEGIYLHTLIVVAVFAEKQHLMWYYLLGWGFPLIPALIHAIARSYYYNDNCWISSNTSLLYIIHGPICAALLVNLFFLLNIVRVLITKLKVTHQAESSLYMKAVRATLILVPLLGIQFVLFPYKPQGRFALEIYDYIMNILMHYQGLLVATIFCFFNGEVQGVLRRHWNQQRIQFGSNFAHADVFRSASYVASSLTEVHRCYSIDGHTEHMNGKNSYHDIETVTPTILRSDNPFA; this is encoded by the exons ATGGATGCTAACGGCATATTCTCACTTCTGTTGCTGTGTTCTGTCACTGAG CTGTGTGTGTTGGCGAGCCCTGAGGGGAATGACTCCCAGCAGCACCATACCCAGAACGTCTACCACGACATCGGTGTCACCAGGAACACCATAGTCACTGCTCAGTTTGAGTGCTATCAGAAGATCATGAAAAACGACAAACACAACAAAATAG GGCCAGTGTGTAACAGGACGTGGGATGGCTGGCTGTGCTGGGAGGACACAGAGGCAGGCTTCACTACAAACCAACACTGTCCAGACTACTTCCAAGACTTTGACACAGCAG AAATGGCGTCCAAAGTGTGCAGTGAAACGGGTAATTGGTTTCTACACCCGGAGAGCAACAGGACATGGACAAACTACACCAAATGTACAGCATACACCAGCGCAGGAAGAGTG ACAGCGATGAATCTCTACTACCTGGTTCTGATTGGACATGGACTGTCGCTAACGTCATTGTTCTTCTCATTGGGAATATTTTTCCATTTCAA GAGTCTAAGCTGCCAGAGGATAACGCTCCACAAAAACCTATTTTTTTCATTTGTGTTGAACTCAGTCATCACCATCATCTGGTTGACAGCGGTGGCTAACAACCAGGGACTAGTGCAGAGCAACCCT gtgAGCTGTAAGGTGATCATGTTTATTCACCTGTACCTGTTTGGCTGTAACTACTTCTGGATGCTGTGTGAGGGCATCTACCTGCACACACTCATCGTGGTGGCCGTGTTCGCTGAGAAACAGCACCTCATGTGGTACTACCTGCTTGGATGGG GATTCCCACTCATACCTGCATTGATTCATGCAATAGCACGAAGCTACTACTACAATGATAA ttGTTGGATCAGCTCAAACACATCCCTGCTCTACATCATCCATGGTCCCATCTGTGCTGCCCTGCTG gtgaatCTGTTCTTCCTGTTGAACATTGTGCGTGTCCTCATCACCAAACTGAAG GTGACCCATCAGGCTGAATCTAGCCTCTACATGAAGGCTGTGAGAGCCACCCTGATCCTTGTCCCTCTCCTGGGCATCCAGTTTGTCTTGTTCCCCTACAAACCCCAGGGACGCTTCGCCTTGGAGATCTACGACTACATTATGAACATCCTCATGCACTACCAG GGTCTCCTCGTTGCCACCATCTTCTGCTTCTTCAATGGCGAG GTCCAAGGTGTTTTGCGAAGGCACTGGAACCAGCAGAGGATCCAGTTTGGCAGTAACTTTGCCCACGCAGACGTCTTCCGCTCAGCCTCATACGTGGCGTCATCCCTGACGGAGGTGCACCGCTGCTACAGCATCGACGGGCACACCGAACACATGAACGGCAAGAACAGCTACCACGACATCGAGACGGTGACACCCACCATACTCCGGTCGGACAACCCTTTTGCCTGA